A window of the Mesorhizobium opportunistum WSM2075 genome harbors these coding sequences:
- a CDS encoding ThuA domain-containing protein produces the protein MAKKALIAWGGWEGHTPERSANVIRALLERNGFAVTLGQGTAMFADPELSSFDLIVPVITMSTIEKAELQNLTQAVRQGTGLGGFHGTMGDSFRNEPDYQFMTGGQWVAHPGDIIDYQVAITRPDDPITKGINDFAYRSEQYYMHVDPSNEVLATTTFTDAHFPGIGGVVMPVVWKRRYGSGRVFYSSLGHTADEFAVPEMALIVERGLLWAARG, from the coding sequence ATGGCGAAGAAAGCCTTGATTGCCTGGGGCGGCTGGGAAGGCCATACGCCGGAGCGCAGCGCCAATGTCATCCGCGCGCTGCTCGAGCGTAACGGTTTCGCCGTCACGCTGGGCCAGGGCACGGCGATGTTCGCAGATCCGGAGTTGTCATCATTCGATCTGATCGTGCCTGTCATCACCATGTCGACGATCGAAAAGGCCGAGCTGCAGAACCTGACGCAGGCCGTTCGCCAGGGGACCGGGCTCGGCGGCTTTCACGGCACGATGGGCGACAGTTTTCGCAACGAGCCCGACTATCAGTTCATGACCGGCGGCCAATGGGTCGCGCACCCCGGCGACATCATCGACTACCAAGTCGCCATCACCCGGCCGGACGATCCGATCACCAAAGGCATCAACGATTTCGCCTACCGGTCGGAGCAGTATTACATGCATGTCGACCCAAGCAACGAAGTGCTGGCGACGACCACTTTCACTGACGCGCATTTTCCGGGCATCGGCGGCGTTGTCATGCCTGTAGTCTGGAAGCGCCGGTATGGTTCGGGCAGGGTGTTTTACAGTTCTCTTGGACACACGGCGGATGAGTTCGCGGTGCCGGAAATGGCGCTGATTGTGGAGCGCGGTTTGCTCTGGGCGGCGCGGGGGTAG
- a CDS encoding LLM class flavin-dependent oxidoreductase, translated as MKKIGFLSFGHWTPSSQSQVRSASDALLQSIDLAVAAEQLGADGAYFRVHHFARQLASPFPLLAAVGAKTSRIEIGTAVIDMRYENPLYMAEDAGAADIIAGGRLQLGISRGSPEQVIDGWRYFGYVPPEGKSDADMARHHAEVFLDTLRGEGFAQPNPRPMFPNPPGLLRLEPHSEGLRERIWWGAATNATSEWAAKLGMNLQSSTLKFDETGKPFHIQQAEQIRIYREAWKAAGHEREPRVSVSRSIFALVDDRDRAYFGRGNESRDQIGFIEENTRAIFGRSYAAEPDVLIKELAQDEAIAEADTLLLTVPNQLGVDYNAHVIEAILTHVAPGLGWR; from the coding sequence ATGAAAAAAATCGGTTTCCTGTCATTCGGGCATTGGACGCCCTCGTCGCAATCGCAGGTGCGCTCGGCGAGCGATGCGCTTCTGCAATCCATCGATCTTGCCGTCGCCGCCGAGCAGCTTGGCGCCGACGGCGCCTATTTCCGCGTGCACCACTTTGCCCGCCAGCTCGCCTCGCCATTCCCGCTTTTGGCGGCCGTCGGCGCCAAGACCAGCCGCATCGAGATCGGCACGGCGGTCATCGACATGCGCTACGAGAACCCGCTCTACATGGCCGAAGATGCCGGTGCCGCCGACATCATCGCTGGCGGGCGGTTGCAGCTCGGCATCAGTCGCGGCTCGCCCGAGCAGGTAATCGATGGCTGGCGCTATTTCGGCTATGTGCCGCCGGAAGGCAAAAGCGACGCCGACATGGCGCGGCACCACGCCGAGGTCTTCCTCGACACGCTGCGCGGCGAAGGCTTCGCCCAACCCAACCCACGGCCGATGTTCCCCAACCCGCCCGGCCTGCTCAGGCTGGAGCCGCATTCGGAAGGCCTGCGCGAGCGCATCTGGTGGGGTGCGGCCACCAACGCCACCTCGGAATGGGCGGCGAAACTGGGCATGAATTTGCAGAGCTCGACGCTCAAATTCGACGAGACCGGCAAGCCTTTCCACATCCAGCAGGCAGAGCAGATCCGGATTTACCGCGAGGCCTGGAAAGCGGCCGGCCATGAGCGCGAACCGCGCGTCTCGGTCAGCCGCAGCATCTTCGCGCTGGTCGACGACCGCGACCGCGCTTATTTCGGGCGCGGCAATGAGAGCCGCGACCAGATCGGTTTCATCGAGGAGAATACCAGGGCGATCTTCGGGCGCAGCTACGCCGCCGAGCCGGATGTGCTGATCAAGGAATTGGCGCAGGACGAGGCGATCGCCGAGGCCGACACGCTGCTGCTCACCGTGCCCAACCAACTCGGCGTCGACTATAACGCTCATGTCATCGAGGCGATTCTGACCCATGTGGCGCCTGGGCTGGGTTGGCGCTGA